In Capricornis sumatraensis isolate serow.1 chromosome 16, serow.2, whole genome shotgun sequence, a genomic segment contains:
- the CD59 gene encoding CD59 glycoprotein, with the protein MASKGGYILLGLLFFLAVLCQLGHSLQCYSCINQVDCTSVVNCTHNQDACLYVKAVPLKVYRQCWSLEHCNFEFIANALGEKELHYDCCQKNLCNKSDGTSISEKTPLLLTLLLVAVCRFYL; encoded by the exons ATGGCAAGCAAAGGAGGGTACATCCTGCTCGGGCTCCTGTTCTTCCTGGCTGTCCTCTGCCAACTCG GTCACAGTCTGCAATGCTACAGCTGTATTAACCAAGTTGACTGCACTTCAGTCGTCAATTGTACACATAATCAAGATGCTTGTCTCTACGTTAAGGCTG TGCCGCTAAAAGTTTACCGCCAGTGTTGGAGTTTGGAACATTGCAATTTTGAATTCATTGCAAACGCCTTAGGGGAGAAGGAGCTCCACTATGACTGCTGCCAGAAGAACCTGTGTAACAAAAGTGACGGGACGAGCATATCTGAGAAGACCCCGCTGCTGCTCACCCTGCTGCTGGTGGCAGTCTGCCGCTTTTATCTCTAA